In Salmo trutta chromosome 16, fSalTru1.1, whole genome shotgun sequence, a genomic segment contains:
- the LOC115150239 gene encoding zinc finger and SCAN domain-containing protein 2-like, whose translation MSKMQLLQVYLSERLTAVAVEIFGAVENTIAEYQEEISRSKEEIDRLRKLLDLVFQPDIKLQRADPQQLTLPVAEEEVLPEKQHCEQEWSPSLGQEDPEPTQIKEEQEEFGTSQEEEQLEGLESDIKEVIFSPPSPPQPSHHSQTQTVENRERDALPSKTTEEIKTEPDGEGYGESEANNELQPLSPVNTDYSAAQIGNSQRDSRGLMSGLQPLKSKTTWTMKVQSSIKTREASELKVPLRAAHSGERPHRCPVCRKCFLKSSILKTHQRIHTGEKPYCCNVCGKCFSRMGHLTEHMRTHTGEKPYQCKECGKCFSRMRNLTVHMRTHTDERPYKCPMCVECFRSASHLKWHQRRHHTGEKPHC comes from the exons ATGTCTAAAATGCAGCTGTTGCAGGTTTATCTAAGCGAACGGTTAACAGCGGTGGCTGTTGAGAtatttggagcagtggaaaataCCATAGCAGAGTACCAGGAAGAAATCTCCCGTTCGAAGGAGGAGATCGATCGTCTACGGAAGCTGCTGGATTTGGTTTTCCAACCCGACATAAAGCTACAGAGAGCAG ACCCCCAGCAGCTCACTCTCCCTGTCGCTGAAGAGGAGGTTCTTCCTGAGAagcagcactgtgagcaggagtggagccccagtctgggccaggaggacccagagcccactcagattaaagaggaacaggaggagtttgggaccagtcaggaggaagagcagcttgaAGGGCTGGAGTCTGATATCAAAGAGGTCatattctctcctccctctcctccccagcccTCACATCATTCCCAAACCCAAActgtggagaacagagagagggacgcTCTACCCAGCAAAACAACTGAAGAGATCAAAACGGAACCGGATGGAGAGGGCTATGGAGAATCTGAAGCAAACAATGAATTACAGCCCCTCTCTCCAGTAAATACCGACTATTCTGCAGCTCAGATTGGGAACAGTCAAAGGGACAGTagagggttaatgtcagggttacaGCCACTCAAATCAAAGACAACATGGACAATGAAAGTACAAAGCTCTATTAAGACCAGGGAAGCCAGTGAGTTGAAAGTTCCATTGAGGGCGGCTCACTCAGGGGAGAGACCACACAGGTGTCCTGTCTGCAGGAAATGCTTTCTGAAAAGTAGCATTTTAAAAACTCATCAGAGAATTCACACTGGGGAGAAACCATATTGTTGCAATGTATGTGGCAAATGCTTCAGCCGGATGGGACACCTGACTGAGCATATGAGAACTCACACTGGGGAGAAACCGTATCAgtgcaaagaatgtggcaaatGCTTCAGCCGGATGAGAAACCTGACTGTTCATATGAGGACTCACACAGATGAGAGACCATATAAGTGCCCCATGTGTGTAGAATGCTTCAGATCAGCAAGTCATCTAAAATGGCACCAGCGAAGAcatcacacaggagagaaaccacaTTGCTGA